From a single Paraburkholderia largidicola genomic region:
- a CDS encoding sigma-54-dependent transcriptional regulator, with product MAHALIVDDDAATREALATIVAEEGLTVSVAGNLYEACDQIVRQTPDIVFVDLQLPDGSGFELFGNLDPRSGVVFVVITGHATVESAVDALKAGATDYLVKPVDLQRVTAILGRLPRTGDLMAEIGALRGELRRIGRFGSMVGSSQAMQVVYDQISRVAPTSLSVMLVGKSGTGKEVAAQTIHQMSARHKREFIALNCGAMSPKLIESEMFGHERGAFTGADRQHIGYFERANGGTLFLDEITEMPIELQVKLLRVLETGLFMRVGTTKEIATDVRLIAATNRDPEQAVEAGKLRLDLYHRLNVFPINLPPLADRGDDIELLAQSFLDELNERHGTQKRFPPAVQDLLRSYEWPGNVRELRNYVQRAHIMSTRESGSTAVVPVQISLATPATSSTVNIPFGMSLEEADRQLILATLEQCGGVKVRAADVLGISLKTLYNRLVEYRVTGDENGSSDSEPDTTDVS from the coding sequence ATGGCACATGCACTGATCGTTGACGACGACGCCGCTACCCGCGAAGCGCTCGCGACAATCGTCGCGGAAGAAGGACTGACTGTATCCGTGGCGGGTAACCTGTACGAAGCCTGCGACCAGATCGTGCGGCAAACGCCCGATATCGTGTTTGTTGATCTCCAGCTTCCGGACGGTTCGGGATTTGAGCTTTTCGGCAATCTCGATCCACGTTCCGGCGTAGTGTTTGTCGTGATCACGGGGCATGCGACGGTCGAATCTGCTGTTGATGCGTTAAAAGCAGGTGCCACTGACTATCTGGTCAAGCCAGTCGACCTTCAGCGCGTGACCGCGATTCTGGGCCGGCTGCCACGCACTGGCGACCTCATGGCCGAAATCGGCGCGCTGCGCGGCGAACTACGTCGCATAGGCAGATTCGGGTCGATGGTTGGCAGTTCGCAGGCGATGCAGGTGGTGTACGACCAGATCAGCCGGGTGGCGCCGACCTCGCTGTCGGTGATGCTCGTGGGCAAGTCCGGCACCGGCAAGGAAGTCGCTGCGCAAACTATCCACCAGATGAGCGCGCGTCACAAACGGGAATTCATAGCACTCAACTGCGGTGCGATGTCGCCGAAGCTGATCGAGTCGGAAATGTTCGGACATGAGCGCGGCGCGTTCACGGGGGCCGACCGGCAGCACATAGGTTATTTCGAACGCGCCAACGGCGGCACGCTCTTTCTCGATGAGATTACCGAGATGCCGATCGAGCTTCAGGTCAAGCTGCTGCGGGTGCTCGAAACAGGCCTCTTCATGCGCGTTGGAACGACGAAGGAAATCGCCACCGACGTGCGCCTGATCGCCGCTACCAACCGCGATCCGGAGCAGGCTGTGGAGGCAGGAAAGCTGCGCCTCGACCTGTATCATCGGCTAAATGTCTTCCCGATTAATCTGCCGCCACTGGCCGACCGCGGCGATGATATCGAACTACTCGCGCAGTCATTCCTTGACGAACTCAATGAGCGGCATGGCACACAAAAGCGTTTTCCGCCTGCCGTGCAAGATCTCCTGCGTTCGTATGAGTGGCCCGGTAACGTGCGCGAACTCAGAAACTACGTGCAACGCGCCCACATCATGTCCACACGGGAGTCAGGCAGCACCGCTGTGGTGCCCGTTCAGATTTCACTGGCGACACCCGCCACCAGTTCGACAGTCAACATCCCGTTCGGCATGTCGCTTGAAGAAGCTGATCGTCAGTTGATACTTGCGACGCTCGAGCAGTGTGGTGGTGTAAAGGTGCGTGCGGCGGACGTATTGGGCATCAGTCTCAAGACCCTATACAACCGGCTTGTGGAATATCGGGTTACCGGGGACGAGAATGGCAGCAGCGACTCGGAACCAGACACCACCGATGTTTCGTGA
- a CDS encoding glycosyltransferase, whose amino-acid sequence MLGIVIPAHNEERFLPACLRAIRRAARHPGLNGEEVAVMVVLDACTDRSARIAARSGVGTLSVDARNVGVARALGASAMLENGARWLAFTDADSRVAPDWLVAQLALRAEAVCGVIVVDNWREQDAATRAAFYRSYVDADGHRHVHGANLGVSARAYRRAGGIPPIACSEDVALVDMLIATGTTIAWSAAPRVVTSARRASKARGGFGDTLAMLGE is encoded by the coding sequence ATGCTCGGCATTGTGATCCCCGCACATAACGAAGAACGATTTCTCCCTGCCTGCCTTCGGGCGATCAGACGGGCTGCCCGGCACCCGGGACTCAACGGCGAGGAGGTCGCAGTCATGGTCGTGCTAGACGCATGCACCGATCGATCCGCGCGGATTGCGGCGCGATCCGGCGTTGGAACGCTTTCCGTCGACGCGCGCAATGTTGGTGTGGCGCGCGCACTCGGAGCATCGGCCATGCTCGAGAACGGCGCACGCTGGCTTGCCTTTACCGACGCTGACAGTCGCGTGGCGCCGGACTGGCTGGTCGCGCAACTGGCGTTAAGGGCTGAAGCGGTCTGCGGCGTGATAGTAGTCGATAACTGGCGAGAGCAAGACGCCGCCACGCGCGCGGCGTTTTACCGGTCGTATGTGGACGCCGACGGGCACCGTCACGTGCACGGTGCGAATCTGGGTGTGTCGGCCCGGGCATATCGGCGGGCGGGCGGAATTCCGCCGATCGCGTGTAGCGAGGATGTCGCGCTTGTGGACATGTTGATTGCGACCGGGACAACAATCGCCTGGAGCGCCGCGCCACGAGTCGTTACAAGTGCACGGCGCGCGTCGAAAGCCCGGGGCGGATTCGGCGATACGCTTGCCATGCTTGGCGAATGA
- a CDS encoding manganese catalase family protein — protein MFAHNKRLQYTVRVAAPNPGLANLLLEQFGGPQGELAAACRYFTQAVAEDDPGRKDMLFDIATEELSHLEVIGSIVAMLNKGAKGQIAEAVEKEADLYRSLTGGGNDSHTTALLYGGGPALTNSAGVPWSAAYIDTIGEPTADLRSNIAAEARAKIIYERLINVTDDAGIKDALGFLMTREIAHQKSFEKALHSIQPNFPQGKLPGDPKFTSVYFDLSKGDDVRGPWNEGPEWQFDGDPKPAVDGGDGTAQVNVPKSDLATLKAMAARTASNTEVDPTTGADLGTGQEIATK, from the coding sequence ATGTTTGCGCACAACAAACGCCTGCAATACACCGTCCGCGTCGCTGCCCCCAACCCAGGTCTTGCCAACCTGCTGCTCGAACAGTTTGGCGGTCCACAGGGCGAACTCGCTGCCGCCTGCCGATACTTCACGCAGGCCGTCGCTGAAGACGACCCCGGTCGCAAGGACATGCTGTTCGACATCGCCACCGAGGAACTCAGTCATCTGGAGGTGATCGGCTCGATCGTCGCCATGCTGAACAAGGGTGCCAAGGGGCAAATAGCGGAAGCCGTCGAGAAGGAAGCTGACCTGTACCGCTCGCTTACGGGCGGCGGCAACGATTCGCACACCACCGCCCTGCTCTATGGCGGAGGCCCTGCCCTTACCAACTCGGCGGGCGTCCCCTGGAGTGCGGCCTACATCGATACCATCGGCGAACCGACCGCCGATCTGCGGTCGAACATCGCCGCCGAGGCGCGCGCCAAGATTATCTACGAACGGCTGATCAACGTCACCGACGACGCGGGCATCAAGGACGCGCTCGGTTTCCTGATGACTCGCGAAATCGCACACCAGAAGTCATTTGAAAAAGCACTGCATTCGATCCAGCCCAACTTTCCGCAGGGCAAGCTCCCCGGTGATCCGAAATTTACCAGCGTCTATTTCGATCTTTCCAAGGGCGACGATGTACGCGGCCCGTGGAACGAAGGACCCGAATGGCAGTTTGACGGCGATCCGAAGCCTGCCGTCGATGGCGGTGACGGCACGGCGCAGGTGAATGTACCGAAGTCGGATCTCGCGACACTGAAGGCCATGGCCGCCCGAACCGCTTCAAACACCGAAGTTGATCCCACGACGGGTGCCGATCTGGGCACCGGTCAGGAAATCGCGACGAAGTAA
- a CDS encoding type II toxin-antitoxin system VapC family toxin, with protein sequence MSVLIDTSVWVDHFRRVNSRLVQLVTNDEAVTHPVVLVELACGTPPAPRARTLHDIGLLQHAKHPTWAEVMELIDARQLYGRGCGSSDLTLLASTLMTPGALLWTLDKRLSQLAGELEVAYMHDIH encoded by the coding sequence ATGAGCGTCCTCATCGATACATCGGTGTGGGTTGATCATTTCCGTCGGGTCAATTCGAGACTTGTTCAATTGGTCACAAACGACGAGGCCGTTACTCATCCAGTCGTGCTTGTTGAACTCGCCTGTGGCACACCGCCCGCTCCCCGGGCGCGGACACTTCACGACATCGGGCTGCTGCAACATGCGAAGCACCCGACATGGGCCGAGGTCATGGAGTTGATCGATGCCAGACAGCTTTACGGTCGAGGCTGCGGTAGCAGCGACTTGACGCTGCTGGCGTCGACATTAATGACTCCCGGGGCGTTACTCTGGACATTAGACAAGAGACTAAGCCAGCTCGCTGGTGAACTTGAAGTCGCGTATATGCATGACATTCACTAA
- a CDS encoding type II toxin-antitoxin system VapB family antitoxin — translation MRTTVTIDDNLYERALELADPEMDKADLFRVAMQTFVRVQAGKRLAALGGTVPDMPDIPRRRSEPSTQ, via the coding sequence ATGCGGACCACGGTTACGATCGATGATAACCTTTACGAGCGTGCGCTCGAGCTTGCTGATCCAGAGATGGATAAAGCCGATCTGTTTCGGGTCGCGATGCAGACATTCGTTCGGGTTCAGGCGGGAAAGCGTCTGGCAGCCCTCGGAGGCACCGTGCCCGATATGCCCGACATCCCGCGGCGCCGCTCTGAGCCTTCTACTCAATGA
- a CDS encoding RES family NAD+ phosphorylase, which yields MKLFRIADTRHTVWSGTGAMLVGGRFNSPGRPVIYAASTFAGAMLEVLVHARIGKVPKTHGWVEAAVPDDIRVERHSAESLPGGWDAPALRAAREFGDAWLTESRSALLIVPSVVVRAEFNVLVNPAHPDATRIAVTEPQPVVWDERLFVMPPVGPS from the coding sequence GTGAAGTTGTTTCGAATCGCTGATACTCGACACACGGTGTGGAGTGGCACCGGCGCGATGCTGGTGGGCGGCCGCTTCAATAGCCCGGGGCGACCGGTCATCTACGCCGCGTCGACCTTCGCCGGTGCGATGCTCGAGGTTCTTGTTCATGCGCGCATCGGCAAGGTACCGAAGACACACGGATGGGTTGAAGCAGCTGTTCCCGACGATATTCGCGTCGAACGCCATTCGGCCGAATCGTTGCCGGGGGGATGGGATGCGCCAGCACTGCGGGCGGCAAGGGAGTTCGGCGACGCCTGGCTGACCGAGTCGCGCAGCGCGCTCCTGATCGTACCTTCCGTCGTCGTCCGTGCGGAGTTCAACGTGCTCGTCAATCCCGCACACCCCGACGCGACGCGGATTGCCGTGACCGAGCCGCAACCCGTGGTGTGGGACGAGCGCCTCTTTGTGATGCCGCCGGTCGGACCCTCCTAG
- a CDS encoding antitoxin Xre/MbcA/ParS toxin-binding domain-containing protein codes for MSLITPEAVAAVMELRQVPHTLAELEALVRDGLPKSALRAGVEHATQGADARRTLLARIIPEATYKRRRDRLTPDESEKTERLARIVATTTYVWNDEEDAREFLSTPHPELEGRAPLDVALTELGARRVEELLWKLFYGLPA; via the coding sequence ATGTCACTGATTACGCCTGAAGCAGTGGCCGCGGTCATGGAACTGCGGCAGGTTCCGCACACGCTCGCGGAACTCGAGGCACTTGTCCGCGACGGCCTGCCCAAGTCTGCGCTGCGCGCGGGCGTCGAACATGCGACGCAAGGTGCCGACGCCCGGCGTACGTTACTTGCTCGTATCATCCCCGAAGCGACCTATAAGCGGCGTCGCGATCGGCTGACGCCAGACGAATCGGAAAAGACTGAGCGGCTGGCCAGGATCGTCGCGACGACGACCTATGTCTGGAACGACGAAGAGGACGCGCGGGAATTCCTGTCGACGCCGCACCCGGAGCTCGAGGGACGGGCGCCGCTCGATGTTGCGCTGACCGAACTCGGCGCGCGCCGGGTCGAAGAGCTGCTCTGGAAACTGTTTTATGGGTTGCCGGCGTGA